Proteins from one Elephas maximus indicus isolate mEleMax1 chromosome 12, mEleMax1 primary haplotype, whole genome shotgun sequence genomic window:
- the KIF22 gene encoding kinesin-like protein KIF22, protein MDAGLRAQRRRREMAAATSGASRCLLSKVRAGRRPPPARVRVAVRLRPFVDGIAGANDTPCVRGLDSCSLEISNWRNHQETLKYQFDAFYGERSSQQDIYAGSVQPILRHLLEGQNASVLAYGPTGAGKTHTMLGSPEQPGVIPRALMDLLQLTREEGAEGRPWALSVTMSYLEIYQEKVLDLLDPASGDLVIREDCRGNILIPGLTQKPITGFADFERHFLPASRNRTVGATRLNQRSSRSHAVLLVKVDQRERLAPFRQREGKLYLIDLAGSEDNRRTGNKGLRLKESGAINTSLFVLGKVVDALNQGLPRVPYRDSKLTRLLQDSLGGSAHSILIANIAPERRFYLDTVTALNFAARSKEVINRPFTNESLQPHVLAPVRLSQKEPLGPTEAKRARGPEEEEIGSPESLAASASDTQKLSPLQKLSNIDPAMLERLLSLDRLLGSQGSQGTPLLSTPRRERMVLMKTVEEKDLEIERLKVKQKELEAKVLAQEAADLKEKENCSPTMLRPLAHRTAPVAKPLKKAVVMPLQLLQEQAASPNTEIHILKKKGRKRKLESLDASEPEEKAEDSWEPQISPELLAHGRQKILDLLNKGSARDLRSLQRIGQKKAQLIVGWRELHGPFSQVEDLERVEGISGKQMESFLKANILGLAAGQRCGPS, encoded by the exons ATGGACGCTGGGCTCCGGGCGCAGCGGAGACGACGCGAGATGGCGGCAGCGACTTCAG GAGCCAGTCGCTGTCTGCTAAGCAAGGTGAGGGCTGGCCGACGCCCGCCTCCAGCTCGAGTCAGGGTGGCTGTGCGACTGCGGCCATTTGTGGACGGGATAGCTGGAGCAAATGATACCCCCTGTGTCCGAGGCCTGGACAGCTGCTCTCTGGAGATTTCCAACTGGAGGAACCACCAGGAGACtctcaaatacca GTTTGATGCCTTCTATGGGGagaggagctcccagcaggacaTCTATGCTGGTTCAGTGCAGCCCATCCTAAGACACTTGCTGGAAGGACAGAATGCCAGTGTGCTTGCGTATGGGCCCACAGGGGCAG GGAAAACGCACACAATGCTGGGCAGCCCAGAGCAGCCTGGGGTGATCCCTCGGGCTCTCATGGACCTCCTGCAGCTCACAAGGGAGGAGGGTGCTGAGGGCCGCCCATGGGCCCTCTCCGTTACTATGTCCTACTTAGAGATCTACCAGGAAAAG GTACTAGACCTCTTAGACCCTGCATCAGGAGATCTGGTGATCCGCGAAGACTGTCGGGGAAACATCCTGATTCCAGGCCTCACACAGAAGCCCATCACTGGCTTTGCTGATTTTGAGCGGCACTTTCTGCCAGCCAGTCGAAATCGGACCGTAGGAGCCACCCGGCTCAACCAGCGTTCCTCTCGCAGTcatgctgtgctcctggtcaAG GTAGATCAGCGGGAACGGCTGGCCCCATTTCGCCAGCGGGAGGGAAAACTCTACCTGATTGACCTGGCTGGCTCAGAGGACAACCGGCGCACAGGCAACAAGGGCCTGCGGCTGAAGGAGAGTGGAGCCATCAACACCTCCCTCTTTGTACTGGGCAAGGTGGTAGATGCGCTGAACCAGGGCCTCCCTCGCGTACCTTACCGGGACAGCAAGCTTACTCGCCTGTTGCAG gactccctgggtggctcaGCCCACAGCATTCTCATTGCCAACATTGCCCCTGAAAGACGCTTCTACCTAGACACAGTCACTGCACTCAACTTTGCAGCAAGGTCCAAAGAGGTGATCAACCGGCCCTTTACCAACGAGAGCCTGCAGCCTCACG TTTTGGCACCTGTTAGATTGTCTCAGAAAGAACCACTAGGCCCAACAGAGGCAAAGAGAGCCCGTGGACCTGAAGAAGAGGAAATTGGGAGCCCTGAGTCCCTAGCAGCTTCAGCCTCTGACACCCAGAAACTCAG CCCCCTACAGAAGCTAAGCAACATAGACCCAGCCATGCTGGAGCGCCTCCTAAGCTTGGACCGTCTGCTGGGCTCCCAGGGGAGCCAGGGGACCCCTCTGCTGAGCACCCCAAGGCGAGAGCGAATGGTGCTCATGAAGACAGTGgaggagaaagacttggagattgAG AGGCTTAAAGTGAAACAAAAGGAACTGGAGGCCAAAGTACTGGCCCAGGAGGCTGCGGAcctgaaggagaaggagaatTGTTCTCCCACAATGCTCCGACCCCTTGCCCACCGCACAGCCCCTGTGGCTAAGCCCCTGAAAAAAGCTGTGGTGATGCCCCTACAACTGC tgcaggagcaggcagcatCCCCAAATACCGAGATCCATATCCTGAAAAAGAAAGGCCGGAAGAGGAAG ctggagtccctggatgcctCTGAACCTGAAGAGAAAGCTGAGGACTCCTGGGAGCCACAGATTAGCCCAGAGCTGCTGGCCCATGGGCGCCAAAAAATCTTGGACCTGCTGAACAAAGGTTCAGCCCGGGATCTCCGCAGCCTGCAGCGCATCGGCCAGAAGAAGGCCCAGCTCATCGTGGGCTGGAGGGAGCTCCACGGCCCCTTCAGCCAG
- the ZG16 gene encoding zymogen granule membrane protein 16: MLTIALLALLCASASVNAIQVQSSSYNGEYGGSGGQRFSHSGNQLEGPITAIRVRVNRYYIVGLQVRYGKVWSDYVGGTLGDLEEIFLHPGESVIQVSGKYKFYLRKLVFVTDKGRYLPFGKDTGTSFNAAPLYPNTVLRFISGRSSIFINAIGLHWDVYPSVCSSC, from the exons ATGTTGACCATTGCTCTCCTAGCCCTCCTTTGTGCTTCAGCCTCTGTCAATGCCA TTCAGGTTCAGTCCTCTTCCTACAATGGTGAGTATGGAGGTAGTGGAGGACAGCGATTCTCCCATTCTGGCAACCAGCTGGAAGGCCCCATCACCGCCATCCGTGTCCGCGTCAACAGATACTACATCGTAGG CCTCCAGGTGCGCTATGGCAAGGTGTGGAGCGACTACGTGGGTGGCACCCTCGGAGACCTAGAGGAGATCTTTCTGCACCCTGGCGAATCAGTGATCCAGGTGTCTGGCAAGTACAAGTTCTACCTGAGGAAGCTTGTCTTCGTGACCGACAAAGGCCGCTACCTACCTTTTGGGAAAGATACAGGCACAAGTTTCAATGCTGCCCCCTTGTACCCCAACACCGTGCTACGATTCATCAGTGGCCGGTCAAGCATCTTCATCAATGCCATTGGTCTGCACTGGGATGTCTACCCCAGTGTTTGTAGCAGCTGCTGA